Proteins encoded within one genomic window of Bacteroidota bacterium:
- a CDS encoding outer membrane beta-barrel protein — protein sequence MPKRFLVLLLIMLPLLAQAQRKSRYRYEVGVGLGASNFLGDLGGANQIGTNGLKDLELSLTRPSFSAFLRYRKARYFGYRVAFAYGKVSGYDGLTTEPYRNNRNLHFKSNIFEFSTQFEFYFTKERPGHLYRYKGVTGWKNVDMQVYAFMGVGAFWFNPKANYNGTWYALQPLATEGQTLKPGTKKYSRVSVAVPIGIGIKNAINRRWSIGLELGIRKTFTDYIDDVSTTYYDKNLIAAAFGPAAGYFADPSLGLIQAPPGFEPNGIGQQRGDSSDNDSYLFAHITVNYKIGRFRRTKSKF from the coding sequence ATGCCCAAGCGTTTCCTTGTTTTGTTGTTGATCATGTTGCCGCTTCTGGCGCAGGCTCAGCGTAAAAGCCGCTACCGTTATGAGGTTGGCGTAGGACTTGGAGCCTCCAATTTTCTTGGTGATCTGGGCGGAGCCAACCAGATTGGCACCAATGGCCTGAAAGACCTGGAATTATCACTTACACGCCCTTCATTCAGTGCTTTTCTGCGTTACCGCAAAGCCCGTTATTTTGGTTACCGTGTAGCATTTGCCTATGGCAAGGTTAGCGGCTACGATGGTCTCACCACCGAGCCTTACCGCAACAACCGCAACCTGCATTTCAAATCAAACATTTTCGAATTCAGCACACAATTTGAATTTTATTTTACCAAAGAACGCCCCGGTCACCTTTACAGGTATAAAGGCGTAACCGGTTGGAAAAATGTGGATATGCAGGTTTATGCCTTTATGGGTGTAGGTGCATTCTGGTTTAATCCCAAAGCCAATTACAACGGGACCTGGTATGCATTGCAACCCCTTGCTACTGAAGGTCAGACCCTTAAACCGGGTACAAAAAAATACAGCCGGGTAAGTGTAGCTGTTCCTATCGGTATTGGTATCAAAAACGCTATTAACCGCCGCTGGAGTATAGGCCTTGAGCTGGGTATCCGAAAAACATTTACCGATTACATTGATGATGTAAGTACCACTTATTACGATAAGAACCTTATTGCAGCCGCATTTGGCCCTGCAGCCGGTTACTTTGCCGATCCTTCACTTGGATTAATTCAAGCCCCTCCCGGCTTTGAGCCCAATGGTATTGGTCAGCAGCGCGGCGATTCGTCAGACAACGATTCCTACCTGTTTGCGCACATTACCGTAAACTACAAAATTGGTCGGTTCCGCCGCACCAAATCCAAGTTCTGA
- a CDS encoding GNAT family N-acetyltransferase, with protein sequence MYRVISPSTPEEFNRYYSLRFDVLRAPWQQPRGSEKDNDEDKATHAMLIDDAGNCIAVGRLQKNTAEEGQIRFMAVHPQWQGKGLGKLVLRHLEQQAKQQGLIRIVLQARENALSFYLSEGYTNTGASFKLWDIIQHYKMEKAL encoded by the coding sequence ATGTACCGCGTTATCTCGCCTTCCACACCGGAGGAATTCAACCGTTATTATTCTTTACGTTTCGATGTGCTTCGTGCGCCCTGGCAACAACCGCGCGGAAGCGAAAAAGATAATGACGAAGACAAGGCTACACACGCCATGCTCATTGATGATGCGGGAAACTGCATTGCCGTGGGGCGGCTTCAGAAAAACACGGCGGAAGAAGGACAAATCCGTTTTATGGCGGTGCATCCGCAGTGGCAGGGAAAAGGACTTGGGAAATTAGTGTTGCGGCATCTCGAACAGCAAGCAAAACAACAAGGATTAATCCGCATTGTGCTTCAGGCCCGCGAAAATGCGCTTTCCTTTTACCTTTCTGAAGGTTATACAAATACAGGAGCCAGCTTCAAACTCTGGGATATTATCCAGCACTATAAAATGGAAAAAGCACTTTAA